The following are from one region of the Streptomyces fradiae genome:
- a CDS encoding PadR family transcriptional regulator has product MRTYGHEFGHGSGNGPGAGRGHCGPGPRGDFEGRRAAFGQFGPGWGGGPWGGGPWGGRGRGPGGGRGRARRGDVRASILALLTDRPMHGYEMIQEIVERSGGTWKPSPGSVYPTLQMLEDEGLITSESEGGKKLFTLTDAGRTEAEAGPDAPWEEAGRGVDWEALNEIRQAGFGLMEAFGQVWKTGDAEQRQKAVEVINEARKKLYLILADEH; this is encoded by the coding sequence ATGCGTACCTACGGACATGAATTCGGACACGGAAGCGGGAACGGCCCCGGTGCCGGACGCGGGCACTGCGGCCCCGGACCTCGTGGTGACTTCGAGGGGCGGCGGGCGGCCTTCGGGCAGTTCGGGCCCGGCTGGGGCGGCGGGCCGTGGGGCGGTGGCCCCTGGGGCGGGCGCGGTCGCGGTCCCGGCGGGGGGCGGGGGCGGGCGCGGCGCGGCGATGTGCGCGCCTCGATCCTGGCCCTCCTCACGGACCGCCCGATGCACGGCTACGAGATGATCCAGGAGATCGTCGAGCGCAGCGGCGGGACCTGGAAGCCCAGCCCGGGCTCGGTCTACCCGACCCTTCAGATGCTGGAGGACGAGGGGCTGATCACCAGCGAGAGCGAGGGCGGCAAGAAGCTGTTCACGCTCACCGACGCCGGGCGCACGGAGGCCGAGGCGGGGCCGGACGCCCCGTGGGAGGAGGCCGGGCGCGGTGTCGACTGGGAGGCCCTGAACGAGATCCGGCAGGCCGGCTTCGGGCTGATGGAGGCCTTCGGGCAGGTCTGGAAGACCGGTGACGCCGAGCAGCGGCAGAAGGCCGTGGAGGTCATCAACGAGGCCCGCAAGAAGCTGTACCTGATCCTGGCCGACGAGCACTGA
- a CDS encoding PhzF family phenazine biosynthesis protein has product MRIRIVDAFTDRPFSGNPAGVLLLDAFPEDAWLQKVAAEVNLSETAFAHPLPPGGDADWALRWFTPTTEVDMCGHATLATAHVLHSTGTATGTVRFAARCGLLITTAEADGTITMDFPTSSLTPVAAPEGLAKALGAEPVAVHDTAAHIGDLVVELADEATVCRLTPDFALLSTLSDRGIIATAAAEDPEGPYQFVSRGFFPAVGIDEDPVTGSAHTALAPYWSARFGRAELTGFQGGARTGLVRTRLRGERTLLTGHAVTVIDGELHA; this is encoded by the coding sequence ATGCGGATTCGAATCGTCGACGCCTTCACCGACCGGCCCTTCTCCGGCAACCCGGCCGGCGTCCTGCTCCTGGACGCCTTCCCGGAGGACGCCTGGCTCCAGAAGGTGGCCGCCGAGGTCAACCTGTCGGAGACCGCCTTCGCCCACCCGCTGCCGCCGGGCGGCGACGCGGACTGGGCGCTGCGCTGGTTCACCCCCACCACCGAGGTCGACATGTGCGGCCACGCCACCCTCGCCACCGCCCACGTCCTGCACAGCACCGGCACCGCCACCGGCACCGTCCGCTTCGCCGCCCGCTGCGGCCTGCTGATCACGACCGCCGAGGCCGACGGCACGATCACCATGGACTTCCCGACCTCGTCCCTCACCCCGGTCGCCGCGCCCGAGGGCCTGGCGAAGGCGCTGGGCGCGGAGCCGGTCGCCGTGCACGACACCGCCGCGCACATCGGCGACCTGGTCGTGGAACTGGCCGACGAGGCGACCGTGTGCCGGCTGACCCCGGACTTCGCGCTGCTCAGCACCCTGTCCGACCGCGGGATCATCGCGACGGCCGCCGCGGAGGACCCGGAGGGTCCGTACCAGTTCGTCTCGCGCGGCTTCTTCCCGGCCGTCGGCATCGACGAGGACCCGGTCACCGGCAGCGCCCACACCGCGCTCGCCCCCTACTGGTCGGCCCGCTTCGGCCGCGCCGAGCTGACCGGCTTCCAGGGCGGCGCGCGCACCGGCCTCGTCCGCACCCGGCTGCGCGGCGAGCGCACCCTGCTGACCGGCCACGCGGTGACCGTGATCGACGGCGAGCTGCACGCCTGA
- a CDS encoding CPBP family intramembrane glutamic endopeptidase, translating to MVDASLPPGGPSRRILRSETLLVLALSLGASGVSALISFIGSLTKPGALKEQAATLNGSYAPGRPWLDLAWQLFGIASALVPVALVAHLLLREGAGVRGLRAIGFDRTRPWPDLGRGALVAAGIGSAGLAFYLAARASGFNLTVVPESLPDVWWKYPVLILSAIQNAVVEEVIVVGYLLRRLDQLGWSPKASMAASSVLRGSYHLYQGIGGFLGNMVMGVVFVWLYRRWGRVGPLVVAHSLLDIVAFVGYGLLAGKVGWLPTV from the coding sequence GTGGTGGACGCTTCCCTGCCTCCCGGCGGCCCCTCGCGCCGGATCCTGCGCTCCGAGACGCTGCTCGTGCTCGCGCTCTCGCTGGGCGCGAGCGGCGTCTCCGCGCTGATCAGTTTCATCGGCTCGCTGACCAAGCCGGGCGCCCTCAAGGAGCAGGCCGCCACGCTCAACGGCTCGTACGCGCCGGGGCGGCCCTGGCTCGATCTGGCCTGGCAGCTCTTCGGCATCGCCTCCGCGCTCGTACCGGTCGCCCTGGTCGCGCATCTGCTGCTGCGCGAGGGCGCCGGGGTGCGCGGGCTGCGGGCGATCGGCTTCGACCGCACCCGGCCCTGGCCGGACCTGGGGCGCGGCGCGCTCGTCGCGGCCGGCATCGGCAGCGCGGGACTGGCCTTCTACCTGGCGGCCCGGGCCTCCGGCTTCAACCTCACCGTGGTGCCCGAGTCGCTGCCCGACGTGTGGTGGAAGTACCCGGTGCTCATCCTCTCGGCGATCCAGAACGCCGTCGTGGAGGAGGTGATCGTCGTCGGCTATCTGCTGCGCCGGCTCGACCAGTTGGGCTGGTCCCCGAAGGCCTCGATGGCGGCCAGCTCGGTGCTGCGCGGCTCGTACCACCTCTACCAGGGCATCGGCGGCTTCCTCGGCAACATGGTGATGGGCGTGGTCTTCGTCTGGCTGTACCGGCGCTGGGGGCGGGTCGGGCCGCTGGTGGTGGCGCACTCGCTGCTCGACATCGTGGCCTTCGTCGGCTACGGGCTGCTCGCCGGGAAGGTGGGCTGGCTGCCCACGGTGTGA
- a CDS encoding glutamate--cysteine ligase: protein MGEKVVADGFGPSDRQRYRRKLQQCLAALARLLAEKRFDRPRNLMGLEIELNLAGPDGLPRMLNAPVLDRIASPDFQTELGMFNLEVNIAPHRLDGHVFDRLAEELRTGLGYADRKAAELGAGVVMIGILPTLTQDDAVFDNLSAADRYTLLNDQILAARGEDFTLDIHGVERLLCTSASIVPEAACTSVQLHLQVTPPRFAAVWNAAQAVSAVQIAVGANAPFLFGHELWRESRPPLFTQATDTRPPELQAQGVRPRTWFGERWVDSVYDLFEENLRYFPALLPICEEEDPLRVLDAGGVPKLQELVLHNGTVYRWNRPVYGWVDGVPHLRVENRVLPAGPTVTDVVANAAFYYGLVRTLAEESRPIWRRLDFADAAHNFDTACRYGIEAELRWPRPGRSGAVATVPATRLVLDELLPLAAAGLDAWHIEPRDRDFYLGVIEQRCRRKVNGASWQADTFHRALESGLDRAAALAATTRRYRELMLTGEPVHSWPVGVPVGREADRAVDPAA from the coding sequence ATGGGGGAGAAGGTCGTGGCCGACGGGTTCGGCCCGTCCGACCGGCAGCGCTACCGCAGAAAGCTCCAGCAATGCCTCGCGGCACTCGCGCGGCTGCTCGCGGAGAAGCGGTTCGACCGGCCCCGCAATCTCATGGGCCTGGAGATCGAACTCAATCTCGCGGGCCCGGACGGGCTGCCACGGATGCTCAACGCACCGGTGCTCGACCGCATCGCGAGCCCCGATTTCCAGACCGAACTCGGAATGTTCAACCTGGAAGTCAACATCGCCCCGCACCGGCTCGACGGGCACGTATTCGACCGGCTCGCCGAGGAACTCCGCACCGGCCTCGGATATGCCGACCGCAAGGCCGCCGAGCTCGGCGCCGGAGTCGTGATGATCGGAATACTGCCGACCCTCACCCAGGACGACGCGGTCTTCGACAACCTCTCCGCCGCCGACCGCTACACGCTGCTCAACGACCAGATCCTGGCCGCCCGCGGCGAGGACTTCACCCTCGACATCCACGGCGTGGAGCGGCTGCTCTGCACCTCGGCCTCGATCGTGCCCGAGGCCGCCTGCACCTCGGTGCAGCTGCACCTCCAGGTCACCCCGCCGCGCTTCGCCGCCGTGTGGAACGCGGCGCAGGCCGTCTCCGCCGTCCAGATAGCCGTCGGCGCCAACGCGCCCTTCCTCTTCGGCCACGAGCTGTGGCGGGAGTCCCGGCCGCCGCTCTTCACCCAGGCCACCGACACCCGGCCGCCGGAACTCCAGGCGCAGGGGGTGCGCCCGCGCACCTGGTTCGGCGAGCGCTGGGTCGACTCGGTGTACGACCTCTTCGAGGAGAACCTGCGCTACTTCCCGGCGCTGCTGCCGATCTGCGAGGAGGAGGACCCGCTGCGCGTCCTGGACGCGGGCGGGGTGCCGAAGCTGCAGGAGCTGGTGCTGCACAACGGCACCGTCTACCGCTGGAACCGGCCGGTGTACGGCTGGGTCGACGGCGTCCCGCACCTGCGGGTGGAGAACCGGGTGCTGCCGGCCGGACCGACCGTCACCGACGTCGTCGCCAACGCCGCCTTCTACTACGGGCTCGTGCGCACGCTCGCCGAGGAGTCCCGGCCGATCTGGCGGCGGCTCGACTTCGCGGACGCCGCCCACAACTTCGACACCGCCTGCCGGTACGGCATCGAGGCCGAGCTGCGCTGGCCACGGCCGGGCCGCTCTGGCGCGGTGGCGACCGTGCCCGCCACCCGGCTCGTGCTCGACGAGCTGCTGCCGCTGGCCGCGGCCGGGCTCGACGCCTGGCACATCGAGCCGCGCGACCGGGACTTCTACCTCGGGGTGATCGAGCAGCGCTGCCGGCGGAAGGTGAACGGCGCCTCCTGGCAGGCCGACACCTTCCACCGGGCCCTGGAGTCGGGCCTGGACCGGGCGGCGGCGCTCGCGGCCACCACCCGCCGCTATCGCGAGCTGATGCTCACCGGGGAGCCGGTGCACAGCTGGCCAGTCGGCGTGCCGGTCGGCAGGGAGGCGGACCGGGCCGTGGATCCGGCCGCGTAG